Proteins co-encoded in one Romeriopsis navalis LEGE 11480 genomic window:
- a CDS encoding DUF2235 domain-containing protein, protein MPKRLIICCDGTWNKFDEQTPSNLRRLTQLIKPSASDGTVQSIRYQEGIGTRWYDKLPGGAFGAGIDQKIQDVYQFLCLNYEPGDEIYLFGYSRGAYTVRSLGGLIDCIGLLTPNNTGKIAAAYKIYRIPQADQRQAAAADFQATHQTHARVPIALLGCWDTVGALGIPDLIPNLPIDYWVNKPYRFHDTNLSPLIQHALHATALDEQHKVFALTPMQVPAGSPTQLRQMWFPGDHARVGLSFSRGLADLTLDWLIRSIDDFDLGLEFDRSKVNALRPNALDATIPDLYAQRKRLSISFLTLPGLQVREIAAAPNPANRLQAFHPGVTERWCQDPNYRPKSLLDQGWRSMFNDAC, encoded by the coding sequence ATGCCGAAACGTCTAATCATCTGCTGCGATGGCACTTGGAATAAATTTGATGAGCAAACGCCCAGCAACCTGCGGCGACTCACTCAGCTAATCAAGCCCTCCGCCAGCGATGGCACAGTGCAATCAATTCGCTACCAAGAAGGCATTGGCACCCGCTGGTACGACAAACTTCCCGGTGGGGCCTTTGGGGCCGGTATCGATCAGAAAATCCAGGATGTTTATCAATTCCTCTGCCTCAACTACGAACCCGGCGATGAGATTTATCTGTTTGGCTATAGTCGGGGCGCTTACACCGTCCGCAGTTTAGGCGGCTTGATCGATTGCATCGGCTTACTCACGCCCAATAACACAGGCAAAATCGCCGCCGCCTACAAGATCTATCGCATCCCCCAGGCCGACCAACGCCAAGCCGCTGCCGCAGATTTTCAAGCCACACACCAAACCCACGCACGCGTCCCGATCGCCTTACTCGGCTGCTGGGATACAGTTGGCGCCTTGGGCATCCCCGATCTGATTCCGAATCTGCCGATCGACTACTGGGTCAACAAGCCCTACCGCTTCCACGACACCAACCTCAGTCCATTAATTCAACATGCGCTCCACGCCACCGCCCTGGATGAACAGCATAAAGTCTTTGCCCTCACCCCCATGCAAGTCCCGGCGGGTTCGCCCACCCAACTGCGGCAAATGTGGTTCCCCGGTGACCATGCGCGGGTCGGACTCAGCTTTAGTCGCGGCCTGGCCGATCTCACCCTCGATTGGCTTATTCGGTCGATCGACGACTTCGATCTCGGCCTGGAATTTGACCGCAGCAAAGTCAATGCCCTGCGTCCCAATGCTTTAGATGCCACCATTCCGGATCTCTACGCCCAGCGCAAACGGCTCAGCATTAGCTTCCTGACCCTACCGGGCTTACAGGTGCGGGAAATCGCCGCCGCACCAAATCCAGCCAATCGCCTCCAGGCGTTTCATCCCGGCGTCACCGAACGCTGGTGCCAAGATCCAAACTATCGGCCCAAAAGCCTACTTGATCAAGGTTGGCGATCGATGTTTAACGACGCTTGCTAA